In Limanda limanda chromosome 23, fLimLim1.1, whole genome shotgun sequence, a genomic segment contains:
- the aox5 gene encoding aldehyde oxidase 5, whose protein sequence is MSSPSELIFFVNGKKVVEKNADPEEVLLSFLRRRAGLTGTKYGCGSGGCGACTVMVSRYSHHQERVIHYTVNACLQQIVTLHCAAVVTVEGIGSTKTKLHPVQERIAKAHGTQCGFCTPGMVMSMYTLLRNKPRPSMEDIREALGGNICRCTGYRPIIDGFKTFCDSEVSACCQNGGGGGGKCCMENGMNGSKSMNIEESDISEELFPMDDLLPLDPSQDLIFPPELLIMEKKLSGDALYFQGQRVNLVAPSELFHLLELKDEHPSAPLIVGNTTIGPEMLLKGVHHPLLVYVGRIPELSAVTWGENGVTVGAACSLSTLKEELERAVAEMDESRTRGYRALLQTLQSLAGKQIRNMATIGGNLLSANPKYDLSSVSAAVDCTLHVASKDGTRDIPFNEKLFTAFGKTALRPNEVLLSINIPCSKPWEIVAAYRQAQRREFAFSIVNAGMKVVIREGTDIVESLNIYYGGVGPTLVRPGRTCQQLVGRPWGENLLAEACHFLKEDVDVSSSIHGGKGEYRKSLVFSFFFKFYMQVVLEMGERGVSDIDLPLEYLSALKPFKNEAPQGQQSYQLVSEAQPSADPVGRPSMHQSAFQQATGEAKYYDDLPPVTGELFIFMVTSTRAHAKITKVDPSEALEMPGVVTVVAAGDVPGANVRLWFNNPEELFATEEVFCVGQIICAVVAESREQARRAAQKVLVTYQDLQPVFFTIEDAIKHESYFEPKRKVERGDVDEALKTAEHILEDEIYMGGQEHFYMETQGLIAVPRGENEEMDLFVSTQHGAFTQELVGMALGIESNKITCHVKRLGGGFGGKVMKIASLSAITAVAAHKTGKAVRCCLDRGDDMLITGGRHPFLGKYKVGYNSDGTIVAADIIYYSNGGCTLDESSFIMDKAILHMDNGYKIPNLRGRGVVCKTYLPSNTAFRGFGGPQGLMVIESVLHEVAVRCGLPPEKVRDVNMYREELSYTHYKQPFCPTSMVRCWDQCLDRADYEDRLRAIQLFNSSNRWKKRGIAAVPQKFGVGFSKGFYNQGASLVNIFKDGSVLVTHGGTEMGQGINTKAIQIASRVLKVPMSSIFIKETCTGNVPNAAPAAASFGTDAVGMAVKDACEKLMRRLKPLMEKNPKSTWKQLASDAFFQKISLSATGFFMGPATNVDWEKGEGQAYYYFTYGACCSEVEIDCLTGDHKNIRTDIVMDVGKSINPALDIGQVEGGFVQGVGLYTIEELQFSPDGVLMTRGPSQYKVPSLCDVPAEFNVHLLADSENPHAIYLSKGVGEPPVFFGSTLFFAIKAAIAEARKEKGLGDTFPLSSPATAEKIRMACQDQFTEMASSQTDGTATPWCIQV, encoded by the exons ATGTCTTCACCAAGTGAGCTGATCTTCTTTGTCAATGGAAAAAAG GTGGTGGAGAAAAATGCGGATCCAGAGGAGGTGCTGCTCAGCTTTCTGAGGAGAAGAG CTGGTCTGACTGGGACCAAGTATGGCTGTGGGAGCGGAGGGTGTGGAGCCTGCACTGTCATGGTGTCCAGATACAGCCACCACCAGGAAAGAGTCAT ACACTACACTGTGAACGCCTGCCTGCAGCAGATCGTCACCCTGCACTGTGCTGCTGTGGTGACAGTCGAAGGCATCGGTAGCACCAAGACCAAGCTGCACCCCGTCCAG GAGCGAATCGCGAAGGCTCATGGGACTCAGTGTGGCTTCTGCACCCCGGGGATGGTGATGTCCATGTACACCTTGCTGAGGAACAAACCTCGGCCCTCCATGGAGGACATCAGGGAAGCTCTTGgag ggAACATTTGCCGCTGCACAGGCTACAGGCCAATTATTGATGGATTTAAGACTTTTTGTGATAGTGAG GTTTCTGCCTGCTGCcaaaatggaggaggaggaggaggaaaatgcTGTATGGAAAATGGAATGAACGGCAGTAAAAGCATGAACATTGAGGAGAGTGAT ATTTCTGAAGAACTTTTCCCAATGGACGATCTTTTACCTCTGGATCCTTCTCAGGATCTTATCTTTcctccagagctgctg ATAATGGAGAAGAAACTCAGTGGGGATGCTCTTTATTTCCAAGGACAGAGAGTGAATTTGGTGGCTCCCTCTGAGCTGTTCCACCTCCTTGAGCTGAAAGACGAACATCCCTCAGCTCCACTGATTGTTGGCAACACAACTATTG GGCCAGAGATGCTTCTAAAAGGAGTCCACCATCCACTGCTCGTCTACGTCGGAAGGATTCCTGAGCTCAGTGCTGTGACATGGGGGGAAAATG GTGTGACAGTTGGAGCCGCCTGCAGCCTCAGCACATTGAAGGAGGAACTGGAGAGGGCCGTGGCGGAGATGGATGAGTCGAGGACCAGAGGATACCGGGCGCTGCTGCAGACTCTCCAGAGTCTGGCAGGGAAACAGATACGCAACATGGCG ACAATTGGTGGGAATCTCCTCAGTGCAAATCCCAAATACGACCTGAGCAGTGTTTCGGCTGCTGTGGACTGCACACTGCACGTCGCCTCCAAAG ATGGGACGAGAGACATTCCCTTCAATGAAAAGCTCTTCACTGCCTTTGGGAAAACGGCCCTGAGGCCCAATGAAGTCCTGCTGTCCATCAACATCCCCTGCTCCAAACCT TGGGAGATTGTGGCAGCTTACCGACAGGCCCAGAGAAGAGAGTTCGCCTTCTCCATCGTGAACGCTGGAATGAAGGTGGTCATTAGGGAGGGAACCGACATCGTGGAGTCCCTCAACATCTACTACGGCGGCGTTGGACCAACTCTGGTCAGACCGGGACGGACGTGCCAGCAGCTCGTTGGACG GCCGTGGGGCGAAAATCTCCTGGCTGAGGCCTGCCACTTCCTAAAGGAAGACGTGGACGTGTCTTCGTCAATCCACGGAGGGAAGGGGGAGTATCGCAAGAGCCTCgtcttcagcttcttcttcaagTTTTACATGCAAGTTGTCCTGGAGAtgggagagagg GGTGTTTCAGACATTGATCTTCCCCTGGAGTATCTCAGCGCACTCAAGCCCTTCAAGAACGAAGCTCCACAGGGTCAACAGTCCTACCAG CTTGTGTCGGAGGCCCAGCCCTCCGCTGACCCCGTGGGGCGACCCAGCATGCATCAGTCTGCtttccagcaggccactggtgaaGCCAAGTACTATGACGACCTGCCACCGGTCACAGGAGAGCTCTTTATCTTCATGGTGACAAGCACGAGAGCGCACGCTAAAATCAC TAAGGTGGACCCGTCGGAGGCCCTGGAAATGCCCGGTGTGGTCACTGTGGTCGCGGCCGGAGACGTTCCCGGGGCGAACGTCAGACTCTGGTTCAACAACCCAGAGGAACTGTTCGCCACAGAGGAG GTGTTTTGTGTGGGTCAGATTATCTGTGCCGTGGTGGCAGAGAGCAGGGAACAGGCCAGGAGAGCAGCCCAGAAGGTCCTGGTCACCTACCAGGACCTGCAGCCTGTCTTCTTCACCATTGAG GACGCCATAAAGCATGAGTCTTACTTTGAACCCAAgaggaaggtggagagaggggatGTGGACGAAGCGTTAAAGACAGCTGAACATATTCTGGAGG ATGAGATCTATATGGGCGGGCAGGAGCACTTCTACATGGAGACTCAGGGGCTGATCGCTGTTCCCAGAGGAGAGAATGAAGAAATGGATTTGTTTGTGTCCACTCAGCATGGTGCATTCACtcag GAGCTGGTCGGCATGGCGCTGGGCATCGAGTCCAACAAGATCACCTGCCACGTGAAGAGGCTGGGAGGGGGGTTCGGAGGAAAGGTGATGAAGATCGCGTCCCTCTCTGCCATCACTGCAGTTGCAGCACACAA GACTGGGAAGGCCGTGCGCTGCTGTCTGGACCGAGGGGACGACATGCTGATCACTGGCGGCAGACACCCATTCCTCGGAAAGTACAAG GTTGGATACAACAGCGACGGCACCATCGTAGCCGCCGACATCATTTACTACAGCAATGGAGGATGCACTCTGGATGAGTCTTCATTC ATTATGGACAAAGCGATCCTCCACATGGACAACGGCTACAAAATCCCAAACCTGCGAGGTCGGGGCGTGGTGTGCAAGACCTACCTGCCGTCTAACACTGCGTTCCGGGGCTTCGGGGGGCCTCAGGGCCTCATGGTCATCGAGAGCGTCCTGCACGAGGTGGCGGTCCGCTGCGGCCTGCCCCCTGAAAAG GTCAGAGACGTCAACATGTACAGGGAGGAGCTGAGCTACACCCACTACAAGCAGCCGTTCTGCCCCACCAGCATGGTGCGCTGCTGGGACCAGTGTCTGGACAGGGCCGACTATGAGGATCGGCTCCGAGCAATCCAGCTCTTCAACTCCTCCAACCGCTGGAAGAAGAGAGGCATCGCTGCCGTGCCGCAGAAATTTGGCGTCGGCTTCTCCAAAGGTTTCTATAATCAA GGTGCATCTCTGGTGAACATCTTCAAAGACGGCTCGGTGCTGGTGACCCACGGAGGGACAGAGATGGGTCAGGGCATCAACACCAAAGCCATACAG ATAGCGAGCCGTGTCCTCAAGGTCCCCATGTCTTCCATCTTCATCAAAGAGACGTGTACAGGAAACGTCCCAAACGCTGCACCGGCCGCGGCCTCGTTTGGCACCGACGCTGTGGGCATGGCCGTCAAG gatgCTTGTGAGAAGCTAATGAGACGCCTGAAGCCACTCATGGAGAAGAATCCCAAAAGCACATGGAAGCAATTG GCCAGTGACGCTTTCTTCCAGAAGATCAGTTTATCTGCAACTGGATTTTTTAT ggGACCGGCCACCAACGTGGACTGGGAGAAAGGTGAAGGTCAAGCGTACTATTACTTCACCTACGGTGCATGTTGCTCTGAAGTGGAGATCGACTGTCTCACTGGGGATCACAAG aACATTCGGACTGACATTGTGATGGATGTTGGGAAAAGCATCAATCCTGCTTTGGACATTGGACAG GTGGAGGGAGGCTTCGTCCAGGGCGTCGGCCTGTACACCATCGAGGAGCTGCAGTTCTCCCCGGACGGAGTCCTGATGACCAGAGGACCGTCTCAGTACAAGGTGCCATCGCTCTGCGACGTCCCAGCTGAGTTCAACGTGCATCTGCTCGCCGACTCCGAAAATCCTCACGCCATCTACCTGTCCAAG GGTGTAGGTGAGCCTCCAGTCTTCTTCGGCTCCACTCTTTTCTTTGCCATCAAAGCAGCCATCGCAGAGGCTCGCAAAGAGAAAGGACTTGGAGACACGTTTCCACTGAGCTCCCCAGCTACAGCTGAGAAGATCCGCATGGCCTGTCAGGACCAGTTCACTGAGATG GCCTCATCTCAGACGGACGGGACGGCGACTCCATGGTGCATTCAGGTGTGA